The region GATGGTGGTCAAGATCTGCTTATCTCTCTTGCTCTTTTCTtcaacatttcttcttctttttgtccTTCACTCCCTGCAAAAAGTCACAAAGTATCTTCCCAACTCCAAATTTGTCAATTGCAACAAAATACGCCCATTTGTCTCACTTCCCACCAAAAGTAACCTCAATTATGTGCAAAATGGATTTAAATCTCCCTTTAAAAGGATACACTTTTGGCATTGCTAAATATGCTGAGCTTATTAATGACAAAAGCATACGTGAGTCTAGAAAAGCTATTAATGATGACCTTGATGCCCAAGACATGTGCCAACGAGGAAAACTTCAATAAGCTTTTTAATAGTTAGAATCTTCTTGTATTTGCACAAATTGTAAAGATCTTCAAGAATGAATAAAAAGAGTTTTTGGGGTTGCGTCGAGTTTTTAATTTCCAGTAATTTTACTCCTAGAAACGTATTTGTTAAACTCAATTATTCGGTTGTTGTAATGAAAATCCTTTTCATGGATAAATTCAGTCATATGGTTagagtataggttttggcaccatcaaaaaggggaaaattgttaggaacactTTGTAactagattttgatgataccaatcTTAGGAGTTTAGACCCCTCAATTTTTTTATGTCCTACAATTAGGTTGAGTTCTTATTGTGTTCAAATCGTTACTCGAATGGTTAACCAGAAAGAAGGTAACAAGCACTCATGGACATCACTTCGTGATAACCTCATTCAACTCAAGTTGTTATCTATCAACGATTCGTGATCATCAACAACAAAGACTCGAACACCTGAAGACTCGAAGACGAAAGCCGAGAGGTTGCAAAAGACCTAATCATAGAAGGGTCTACCTCTTGTGTTACCAAAGTTGAATGATAAAGAAAGATCATTCGAGAAGTTTTGGGATGAGTGGTAAAGTCAACCATTCGTGTTTGAGCAACAAAGGATGGTAAAGTCAACCATTCGTGTTTGAGCAACAAAGGAACGAGCCGTTAAACAACTCGATAGGACAATGCAGAGACATTCTTTGAGCGAATGTAGTCCAAAGCCTTAAATGTGGGAAGATATGTCTTGGACAAACTGAGTCCTAGGAATAGATCCCTATGTCAACTATCATTAAATGCTATGTCCTTTTGTGCAGTATTATAGGACAAAATGTTAGCACACTTTATAGACCAACGGCTAAAATAGTACTGACACCCACATGCGTTCAATACCCCGTGGTCTCTACTCATTAGTCAATAGGgttttgaaattttttcttCCCCTTCAACATGACAAAAtttcacacctataaataccccatctTGCACAGAATGCAGTGCCGGTCTGAAAAATTTCAAAGTGCTATAAGCTTGACTGCTTGAGAATCATCTAGTTCTAAGTGACAAGTTTGAGAGAGACATTTTACATGTGCTATATCCAGATTTCCAAGAGAACTTGAGCTACTTCATCTTTCATACTCAGATTTCAATAGCCAAGCTTCTCAATTGGACGAAAAAGAAATTTACATCTTCATCAAAGTTCACTACTTGGATAAGTAGTTAGAGGCGGAGTAGACTTGATGAAGTCGAAAAACATGTATTGCAAGATTGTGTCCGGCTTTTTGACAAGGAACAATCTTTGAGTGGTTGTTGTACTAAGAAGATAGTACAAACCTTCACGTGTTGTGACTTGTGAAGTAGGGTGGAGTTGGCTTTGTAAcaaccgaaccactataaaaaataaaaaataaaaaaaataaaaaaaaattaaattaaaaaaaaaaaccctctcTCTCTATGTTACTTACGCACTGCATTACATTTGCATCCCATATTTCACACTCTCAAACTTAAGATTTTATCTACCAAACACTCGtgcaaagaaaataaaaaagggtaAACTTATTTCCACTGTGCATATAAAACTCTGAGTGAGTTGTTAAGTCTTTACACTTAACGATTCGCATACCAACACTAGAAAGAAAAAACTACACAAGGAAATGAAGTAATATATAGAAATTTTCCCAGACATAGCAACACAAATATTTTGACAATAATTACAGCCAATCACAAAAAAGTAACATATAGTAAGCTTACTCCTATTAACTTTCATGTAGATACACTTATCAACAACATTTTGTACAAACTATAAGATGTAATGCTACTATTAAATGTAATGTACTATAACACTGTCAGAAAGCTTGTTCCAATCCATATATTGACTTATTTACTTCCATACCAAGTGTTcatgtgtctatatatatatatatatatatatattcatatgcgCCTTATTGCTTGGGTACGGTCATGCGACCTTTTCTGCGTCGTCCGATTTCATTAATCCAACTGTAATTTGCGTATGTTTAAGTGAGGTcaggttattatggtaattttagtatctatattacgtgaattgaaatggtgcattttagtacatggtgtggtgcgttttaatcatggttgaaaaaatcgctaggcgttccctaggcgctcggggagcgcctagcgcctaagacgcctaggacgcctagccggggattaatcggcgcctaggcgttcgtgtattttttttattttattttttattttttaaaaatttgtttaagtatttttaattttttaaagactaataattataaattatataatactttaatagttaatactaaaatattaaatattaacctaaaaatatctaatgtttgtacaatttaggattatttcgctcaaaacgatgttgttttgagtgaaataaaccattaaaaaaaaagaacaatagttaatcgaccgactaaaAGGCCTAGTCGATGCCTAGCCgatctagtcgacgcctaggcggtcagcacCTAAGCGACCTAGGCagagcttaggcggcctaggcggtcgcctagccggccagccgcctagagcaccatttaatgtgatacgctaggcggtcgaccagcgcctagcgcctaggcagggattaatcggcgcctaggcggaatttttgcaacactggtttAAATACATGCTATAGTGTGTTTTATTAcatatgttggtgcattaattatgttgtggaatggtgtgttttaatctattttctggtgcattttcatacgtagaatggtgtgtaacttTGTTacggaatggtgtgttttaatacgtcctttggtgcattttaatatgtagaatggtgtgtattttaacacatgtgtttctaataagtgtgttgtggaatggtgtgttttaatccatcctccggtgcattttaatacgttgaatgatgtgtattttaacacatgttttctaataagtataatagtgcatgtttataatctgagatgtgaattttcaataagtggaattgtgcattttaacacacgttgtggtgcattttaatacgtagaatggtgcatattttagcacatgttttctaatgtgtaaatactgtatgcttataatctgacatgaggcacgttgtggtacattttaatacgtagaatgatgcgttttatcaTGTATACTGATGAactttaagtgaataggtgcatttggttatagtgtggaatggtgtgttttattggtcctctggtgcatttcagtacgtagaatggtgtgttttgtaacatatatatatattgcgcgttgatttgatgacttgatctAATCTAATGACTGAGAATAGGCAGCACGACCACAtctaatgaccaggccacacatcaaaagaaaaaaaaaaaaaaaaagactttctAAAATACTTTGTTaaattggaaaattgaaaaatccaTCTTTCAAAGTGTAATGTTATCCACATCTCCTAATCTTCCCTCTTGACATATCACTTTTTCATTGGATGGTTTAGTCTTTGGTAACAAATTAATGGAATCAACCAATTCATGATACCCAATGGTTATAAGTCATGTCAGGAAAGATTTTAAGAGGGAAAATTTTTGGAGGAAacaaagtatttttcttttccaaatgaATAAAAAGGCTAAAAAACACATCTTCAATTTGTTCAGTGGCACATAGTTCATCATTTCAGTGGCTGATTTTACAATGTTTATTGTTGAAATTATTCACAAGAAATGGAGTAagcatttcaaatttcaatttcttAAACTTCACGGCGTAATCTGAATAGATTTTGGGCTAAGATGATATACACATTTTAGGAATGCAAAACTTGATCTAATTTGAATACTCCATCCAATTTTATGTATCAATTAACAAGActtaactaaaattatttttaattcaatttttcataatattaagtctagtatataaaatttatatattcaaaactacattaaaagtaattttcaaaattacattaaaagtactattaaacacaaaaaatcaaatttaaaattattttaaaaaataaataataaaaatttagtttgaccaatgaatagtaaatatgatttGTAAAATGAGACCAAAAGAGTATTTTGGATGGAGGAATATACAAGGTCAAAATGGGATATACCATTTCATTGTTTCCTTAAGATGCATGTAAAAGGGAAGCGGACAAACATTTCGGTACTAAGGGAGTAGCAATATAACTGAACATAAGCAAGGAAAAGAAAGGAGTTTTCCTTTATTTGCATTTCCAGTTTTAATCCACATTTCTCAATTGCAAAGAGAAGCAACACAATGGAAGATGAAAACCAATGTTAAACCATTGGCATCTGTAGTTATATGTTTAATACAAAAAGGTCTCAAGGGAGAAAGACAGTAGTAACAACACAAGTTAAGCTGATGGTAGGCAGGTCTCTAACTTCTCCACTTTATACTTCAAATAAATCAAACAACTCAATCACCTGCAAAACAAGGCACATTTAAATCTCAGCATTCTTTTCACAGCTTCAATGCTCTAATACCGAAATTCTTCTTTTATAAGTCAAATTGTCAAACTTAAAATTTCTACTATATAGAATAAGCAAATGCAGAGTAGCTGTCAAGTTTTAAGGATTTCAACCATCATTTCACTGAATCGGTTCTTTCAAAATTATGTACAGTATGAAAGATAGTCAACCAAGTATCCCCCATTCGAAGTAGAAACATAGCCAACTTGGTTAATTAATTCACTGCCGTGATTATGATCCTAGGTTTCTTCATTGGGGCTGAAACCTACAAGTGTGTAATCATATGAAGTGAAATGAATTGAATGCATCCTGTCCGGTTTCTTAGGATTTacatatttctttcatttttcacCAAACATGCCTAAGGCACTATCACTTTCTTTATACAAACACCTTACAGTTTTCTATTTTTGGGCCAATGAGAATCACAGAATCAATGGCACAAAGTAGCGACAGGGAAGAGGTTACACTATTGTTATGAGACAACgtttaaaatattaacaaaaaatagaGCAACAGAAGTATCATTTTGGGAATTATGCACTATAAATCAGACAGCTTTATGTTCTACTTCACATTAACCAAcactaaatatttttcaacttttctAAATTAGTTCTATTCTCAAGAAATGATGTTTCTCGTGACCACTTGAGCAGTTGTGGGATTGTGGGAAGTATAAGCATCAAATACCAATTGATTCACAGTTTACCTTTAGCATAACTAACTTTTGTTTTGCAAGGCAAACTAGAAATGTCAGAAGAAAACCGATGTGAACTGGAAAAAGACCTTTAGCTCATAAGTACATCACACTGCTACAAAACATTTAGCTCCATAAGTGCATTTTGAAGCTCTATTACAACCTAAAAGCTgccaaaaatattttcaagtaGAGCTTCATATGCTGCCAATTACATTAGGATCATGCTAGATGCCACTTAAAAAACCACTCCTATGTGGCAATTTGTAGTAAGTTgagatttgaaataaaaaaatatatatagaaaaaaggaaaaactaacCACATAAAAATAGCCTCATCATCTAAGTAGCTTTGCCAAATAGGTTTCCAATGTTAAGCAGAAATTTACACATAATATGTCACAAGAATCCAAATTATTCAATTTCTTTGAATCCAAAttattcaatttcttttgaTGAAAACTACAAAGGTGTTTACACATTTTGAAACCCAGATTACGGAATATTCTAACCCTACTCCAGCTAtagaatttaatttaaattgtgtTGGAAAATACCTAAACACGATTGAGAAAAGAGCCAATTTCATTCGGACTCTACAGCTTCAACCTTAGGACCtgaaatttcaaaatcaaactCCGATCAAAAATCATTCAAGCGAGAAGCCTTAATTTCAGAGACTGAAAAGTTTTTTGAGAACAAAGCATACCATGGAGAGACGGAGGGCGGTGGTCCTTGCCCCAGCCAACCCCGCGAGTAGCGTCGAGGTACTGGTGGACGAGGTGACGGCACTTCTGGAGGTGGTTGACGCCCTCGATGCGGTAGCACCACCGCACCTTCTCGCGGAGGATCTTCGCCTTCTCGATGTCGATCCACTTCTCACGCACCAAGTGCTCCCTCATCTCCAGCATGGCAACCGGGTCCTTATACGGGTTCTCCGGGTCGAAGTCATCTGGAGCTCCCTCATCGAACACAACTCCCTTTTTCCTCCCCATTCTCTCTGTGTCTGTGACTCTGATAGTGATGTAGTATGCGAATTCTGAAGCGATGAAATTTGTGACTTCTAAATTAGACCCGATTCAGGATCCAGATTATTGGGCCTATTTTTTTCACTTTGGCTATGTTTGTTTGGCATACAACTACTTCACTACTTGAATGAATACCAAAtacccaaaattgaaaagttaataTCTAATAAGCTAACCGATTGAAAttaaggtgtttggtaaattatatgGTGAATAagatgataaatgtaaaaagatataaaaggacatttttataaatttatatattcaaatttaaatattgatatatatttatttacatttaggCATGAACTTACCTTATTGTGAGAACTTGTGAATCAGTGTACACCGTTGATTTAGCACCTTTCTACGACctaatatttacttttttttttataatgcaaCCTTATGTTTTAAGTAGTACTTGGGGAGCTGTTTTGGTAAATTATGATAGCAGTTCCTGAATACTCTGAACTACACTTGTAATGTAGGTCGTCGCTGTTTTTGTGGTTTAGGATGAATTTCGGCGTGTGAGGACAGTTTGAGAGGACATCGGCAGTTCACCACTCCAAAGACATCAACGTCCTTCGCCAACCCGACGTGGGAACATGAACCCAGGTGCGTAGTCCTATACATATCTCGCTGGTTGTAGGAGTGTAGTGCGTTGGGGGGTTGGCATCAGTTTTGTCATGTTTGGGTTGGTTCCCATATGGTGGTTAACAGGGGATGGTGTTGCAGCTGTTTTGGCTTGTTTTGTTTCCTTAAGATATAAAtttgagcaaattgtcattttggtccactaacTGTAGGGGTCCTCTTGCAGTCCACGACtgtcaaaagtgttaattgcataccctgactattcaatttttatcaattttggtcactccggccaaattgacggTCAAATTTCGcctgaaaattttgaaagttaaaataatgcgggtattttagtcatttcacatgtTTTCTTCCCCTTCTCCGGCGAACCCAtgttttcttctccttctccggGGACACGAAAACGCGACAAACATCTCCTAATCAAGTAGTCATCAATCCGGCCATCTTCTACCTTTCTCTCTATACTTCCATTTTATCCATCTCTTTGAAGTAAATTAAAAACCCATTTTCAGATCACATGGATGCCGTCTGGGCATCTCCATCTATACTtccattttatgattttatccaTCTCTTTGAAGTAAATTAGAACCCCATTTTCAGATCACATGGATGCCGTCTGGGCATCTCCATCTATACTtccattttatgattttatccaTCTCTTTGAATTCACCGAGACAGAGGTGTACCGGTCGGCGGACTTCAAGATCACATGGACGCAGTCTGGGCATCTCCACATGGACGGCGACGAGGATTGGGTGCTCGACGGCGACTTCCTAAGCGCGCCGGCGTCGATCCTATTGCGGTTCACAAAATCGAACATTTGTTGGGTTTGGGTCACTCGTCGGTGAAGGATTCAGGGGATCCATTTGTTGGGTTTGGGTCACTGTACAGAAGACATTCAACCTGGAAATTAAAGAAGATCCAAAAGTGTTCACAACAATTAGATCCACTGTACCACCCTgccatttttgtcatttcacaTGGATGAATAACGTAAccaagattaaaaaaaacataggtTTGCATTGCttggccggagaagaagaaaaaaatgtgaaatgactaaaataccctcgttattttaactttcaaaatttttccGACGAAATTTGGccgtcaatttggccggagtaaccaaaattgataaaagttgAATAGTCAggatatgcaattaacacttttgaaagtcgtggactgcaattaagaggactcttatagtcagtggaccaaaatggcaatttgctctataAATTTGGTTatggttttttcttctttcctctTATTTCCATGATATGAACACATATCACATCATCAGACCACTGTGTCTCAAAATCTTAACTGGAAAGTCATGCACTGTTAAGTTATATATGGGGTCCAGAAGCAACTAGGAACCGTATGAATGCCAGAATACTAAATGCGATTATCAACAACAAGAAAGGACACAATATACACAGACTTTATATGATATTTGACATCCTACTTATGCATAATTATActagaaatattaatatattacacAGTGCCCTTCTAGGAAACTTTCAAGTATATTCATGATAGCAATCAAAAGGGAAAAATatgtcacaattatcattatgGGTTTCTTGTCCTATTAATTTAGGTTCATTCTGAAATAGTCTCAAGAGACAAGAGCAGAACCTTCTCTTTGAAATTACAGTTTGAAAGGAAATAGGAATTGTAAAACAAAGTCTTTTCCTTCTACTGCTTAGGGAACTCTtgggagattttttttttaagtacatgGCATTGTGATTGATTTGCTTACTTATTGAGGGGTGGGTAGCATTACTATTGAGTTGGTATGTCAATTagattgaaatttaaaaagacaATGTTTCCCATTTGAAAGATGTTGGTTACAAGGCCTGCTTCTAGAATGATACAAATCCAACCAATGGAAATGACATAAGTAATTGTTTGTTTGTAATCTGGTTTGATCAGTCATGGCCAGATAAAGTCCAACCATCCGCCACTTGTATCTTTTTATTCCTATAATGGAACTCAACTTGGTGGTGCTTAGATATGTATAAGCCCTTgcttctgttttgtttttttttttaaatgatattttcaGAAGTTGGGAAATGTTGAATGCAAAATAtgcaaaatttattatttaacatCATTCTTTTGTGCGTGCGGCTACATTGGGGCATGATATAGGGTACTTTGCTATTTCGCACCAGTTGCACAATGTGGTTACGTTGTATATGAGTTTAGTtggatttttaaaattggtaataaaGTGAGTGTAAGATCAGGTGGGAGGTAAATGGTGCTTGCAGTATATTTAGTTTGcatagtaaatttttttatttagtttttttattttttgttggttttatttTGTTCGCACGGTATACTgccttttaaaattgttaatcgCTTAGCTAGTGcttatgatgtatatatatcttctaGGTGTTTAAATTGGTTTTGGTATGTTGGTTCATTTGTGGGGGAATGAAAGCATTAATTGGTTTACCTTTTGTAGCTATCCTCCAATTACATAACTGATTGAACTCTACTAAATAGTCAATATTGTATgcgttattattattttttaattttgtcgtGTAGACGAGCATGATGGTAGATTTTCGAAGGAGGATGAGGAATTAGAGTAGTGTACTATGGAGGCTTCACCAGAGACGACAAAGATTTGGGTCCCTGATTGAGTTCACGAGTATCGACCATATGTGGGGCGACAATTCAAAACATTAGATGATGGAGTGCAATTGTACAGAAGTTACGCAAGGGTAGGAGGTTTCGATGTCAGACAAAGCACCGTGAAGAAGAACATGATAGGGGAGATCACCATGAAGTATTTGGTTTGTAGTAGGCAAGGTTTCAAAGGTTGTTGTTgtaataaattgaaaataagaGAAGAGGGTGATGATATTATTACAAAGCAACGACGGCGAAGAACCTCAAATAGGGTTGGGTGTAATGCAAAGGTTAGTTTCAGGAAGGTTGAGACTGGGGAGTATTTGATagctatttttgaagaaaagcATAACCACGGTTTGTGCTCTAAGGCTGCTAAATTGTTCATGAAGGTTAATCAGGCCCTTGATTTTGGGCATCAAACATTTATCGCTAATTGTGCACTGGCGAATATAGGTCCCGCGTAGACTTTTAGGCTATACAAACAAGTGGTTGGTGGGTTTGAGCACATTGGGGCTACCGTTGTTGAATTTTTCAACTTTAAACGAGACCTGCAAGCTTATATTGAGGGGGGAGATGCTCAAATGATTATCGAGAAACTATGTCAGAAGAAAGAGTTTTGTACATATTTTTATTACGCATTCCAGGTAGATGAGGATAACCATCTTTCCCGGTTATTCTGGTATGATCCAATAGCTCGgtgtaatttttcaaattttgggGACATTGTTTCCTTTGATGCGACCTACGGTAAAAACAAGTATGCGGCTACACTTTTAGTTCAAGTGCATTGTTGTTGTACTGTGTTTTTAGTTTCTTTCTCCCGCGTGTGCATACACGTTTTAACATTGCTAAGACCGTTTGTTTATTGTTTGTGCATCGCAGGTATATTTTAGTATTTGTGCCATTTACGAGTGTTGACAACCACAAGCAATGTGTTACCTTTGCTGCTGGGCTACTAACAAAGGAAGACATTGATTCGTACACATGGTTGTTGGAGAATTCAAGGACGCAATGGGCCAATCACCGCTTTGTTTCGTTACGGACCAAGACCCAGCTATAAAAATAGCTATTCCACGCGTATTTGACAAGTGTCGCCACCGTTTCTGTATGTGGCTTATAATGACTAAGGTGAGCAAAAAAGTGGGGAATGTTTTAGCCAAAGGCAATGCGTTCCGCAAGAAGTTAAATACGTTAGTTTGGAATGAAGAGACGTCGATTGTTGATTTTGAAGAACATCGGCGATTGCTAATGGAAGAATACAGACTAGTTGACCACCGATCTGTTCATGGGTGGTTTATTTAATGCGTACCACATCCCGATCCGAAGGGAAGAACAGTGCTTTTGGAAAGTTCACTTATCCCCATGCTAGTTTACTTGAGTTCTACATGAACTTCGAGGGTGTTATTGATGCACAACGACATAATCAATCCAAACGGGATGCAGAATGCGAGGGATACCTCCCAGAGTTGTTGACGCCGTTGGAGTTGGAGCATCATGCTGCCACAACATACACAATAACAATCTTCTTTGAGGTCCAGAAAGAAATCATCGGAGGTTATTTCAATTGTCGTGTTATTGCTATCCGATGAGAGGGTGAGTTGACCATGTATGACATAAAGGGTGATAGTGGTCGCATTTTTAGAGTTCAACACAACCCGGTTGGTAACAGTGTATTGTGAAGCTATGGTTTATTATAGCATTTAGGGTTAGTATGCAggcatatattttttgtgtttaaagaTGTGCAGTTAGTGAGCATTCCAGGGCAGTACATTGTGCCATGGTGGACGCAGCATCCTACTACGGTGCCAATGATTGATAGCGTTCCATCCTTGTACGATCAAAACTTTGGGAGGTTATCTGCAAAGTCCCATAAACAAGAACTGTGGAGAGAGATCTATGCATGCATTGGTTTAGTTGGGAATAACACGTATCATATGTCACGCATGGCTCAAGTCCTGCAAGAGATGAAGGCTGAACTACTGTCAAATAGTAATGGACAGGAACAAGTGAAGGGGAATAAAAGCGCTATTGAAACTTTGTGTGGGTTGTAGCACCGGCAGAAATCTCCATTAAACCCCCGTGTAGGCCAAAAACAAAGGTAGTGGGAAACGTATTAAGGGGAAAAGATAAATACCCATCGAAGAAAGTTTAAAGGATAAACGTAAGTGTCATTCGTGCAAGCAGTTTGCCCGGCACAACAACCGTACTTGTCCCATGGTTTGAAGTATATAGCTTATCGTTTTGTGCGTTGATTGACATTAATGACCTTGTTGGGTGTGTTTGTTGCAGTTTGCTCAGCAAAgtgatttagtttttttttttattatttgcaCTCCTTTGCACAATAATGTGGTACACTCCGTTCTTtaaatttgttgttttttgaaaagtttaaatTTGTTGTTTATCGTTAATGGCCACCTCATTGGGTAGTCCATTGTATAATGAGCATGGTGTTATTTTATccccaattaatattttattctggtgtatttattttgttatttttttaaatgcatgCGCATTGGAGTAATGTTCCCCGCTTTTTGGCTTGTTGGTTCTATTGCATTGTAAATGTTTTTGAATATAGTAAATTGGCAGTGGGTTGaagagtttttattttttttttggttgtattggtataatttgtcatttcTTTCCCATCTAAGAAGCTCTACATTTTcactttcatttttattttatttttgtagttgATGTCTATTTTTTCACATAATTAATGGAATGCTCATGTTTTTACCTAACTTTTGAGACAAATGTTGATTAGGGAAGACTGCACACACTAATTAGGCAGATATTGGCTTTGGAGCATGTATCTATTCATACGATATTACTCCATGATCTAAGACCCCTTTGACTCCTCAAAAAACATTCCAAGACTACACCCTTGTTCCGTTGCTATCTTACACAAACCCAACAAATCGCAACAAATGGTGTTAGAAGGATAAAATCTTGGGAAGTGGAGAAATGTAGTATTCATGCTGtgcaaattcattaattttaatttaggaTTAACTTTGGACCAGTTGGGACATTTACTGCATGTTTGGTTTCGTGGAATAGGCGtggaatggcatagcattcccgggaataagcatattcctttgtttggtagtgTTCTTTATTGCCAGGAATAATGTTCCTGTGAATGAGCTATTACTAGATGGTGTTAGAAGGATAAAATCTTGGGAAGTGGAGAAATGTAGTATTCATGCTGtgcaaattcattaattttaatttaggaTTAACTTTGGACCAGtgcaaattcattaattttaatttaggaTTAACTTTGGACCAGTTGGGACATTTACTGCATGTTTTAGGATTAACTTTGGACCAGTTGGGACATTTACTGCATGTTTCGTTTCGCGGAATAAGCGTGGAATGGCATAACATTCCCGGGAATAAGCATATTCCTTTGGTTGGTAGTGTTCTTTATTGCCAGGAATAATGTTCTTGTGAATGAGCTATTActagacccccccccc is a window of Ipomoea triloba cultivar NCNSP0323 chromosome 11, ASM357664v1 DNA encoding:
- the LOC115996204 gene encoding NADH dehydrogenase [ubiquinone] 1 beta subcomplex subunit 10-B-like, with protein sequence MGRKKGVVFDEGAPDDFDPENPYKDPVAMLEMREHLVREKWIDIEKAKILREKVRWCYRIEGVNHLQKCRHLVHQYLDATRGVGWGKDHRPPSLHGPKVEAVESE